A single window of Aspergillus puulaauensis MK2 DNA, chromosome 5, nearly complete sequence DNA harbors:
- a CDS encoding uncharacterized protein (COG:S;~EggNog:ENOG410PWEN;~InterPro:IPR003607): protein MLKAGYFQTFEYPSSSSVLIHDEIYGDHLITEPVLVALLHSPALLRLQGVCQHGITGLLGHTHRVTRLEHSVGAFLVVRTVGSSVDEQAAALLHDISHTALSHVVDWALSKPGEESYHEVHKERAINMNANMAGIPRILKRHGLDSARILDESIFPLVEKSAPHLCADRLDYALRDSVGFGKLELHDARRVFSSVRAFPDVSHPTRLLVLDDVDLSLRLARAYLEADRDVWSNRAHIDMYRRTGQVIGDIIKQGGIKEEELWKCSDQEFWELLRSVAGEEGAKVMECLEQEGLPDEDGLTLPQRAKVRTIDPDVYVGDHAVEPVPLSGLLPLWAAERQMYILQRETTRADAVDDNPN from the coding sequence ATGCTCAAAGCCGGCTATTTCCAGACCTTCGAATacccatcctcatcctcagtcCTCATTCACGACGAGATCTACGGCGACCATTTAATCACAGAGCCCGTCCTAGTTGCGCTGCTGCATTCCcccgccctcctccgcctACAGGGCGTCTGCCAACACGGCATCACCGGCCTTCTCGGCCACACCCACCGCGTAACACGCCTAGAACACTCCGTCGGCGCATTCCTAGTCGTACGCACCGTCGGCTCCAGCGTAGACGAGCAAGCCGCCGCGCTCCTCCACGACATCAGCCACACAGCGCTCAGCCATGTCGTTGACTGGGCGCTCTCGAAACCAGGCGAGGAGAGCTACCACGAAGTCCACAAGGAGCGAGCCATAAACATGAATGCAAATATGGCTGGGATTCCGCGTATTCTGAAACGCCATGGGCTCGACAGCGCACGCATCCTCGACGAGAGCATCTTCCCCCTCGTCGAGAAATCGGCCCCGCATCTCTGTGCCGACCGGTTGGACTATGCCCTGCGTGACTCGGTGGGGTTTGGGAAACTTGAGCTGCACGATGCGAGGCGTGTATTCTCTTCGGTTAGGGCGTTTCCGGATGTCTCTCACCCGACGCGTCTGCTGGTTCTCGATGATGTGGATCTTTCTCTCCGTCTTGCCCGCGCGTACCTGGAGGCAGATAGGGATGTCTGGTCGAATAGGGCGCATATAGACATGTATCGGCGGACTGGCCAGGTGATCGGAGATATCATCAAGCAGGGGGGGAtcaaagaggaggagctgtggAAATGCTCGGACCAGGAATTCTGGGAGCTATTGCGCAGTgttgctggcgaggagggcgcgAAGGTCATGGAGTGTCTAGAGCAGGAGGGTCTTCCGGATGAGGATGGATTAACGCTGCCCCAGCGTGCCAAAGTCCGCACTATTGACCCGGACGTTTATGTCGGGGATCATGCAGTGGAGCCGGTTCCTCTGTCTGGACTGCTGCCATTGTGGGCTGCTGAGCGGCAGATGTATATCCTCCAACGCGAGACGACGAGAGCTGATGCAGTGGATGACAATCCAAAttga
- a CDS encoding uncharacterized protein (COG:S;~EggNog:ENOG410PNFZ;~InterPro:IPR000571;~go_function: GO:0046872 - metal ion binding [Evidence IEA]), whose protein sequence is MAVEFVEQFSTWVSETQDAEQRKFEKMKVFSEQLTKLDKEFRDVSNDLQRERVAARQTQEEEKSLRHQLKESQEAIERSSFVLVLIDADADGYIFKEEYYKDIDGGRNAALGLEAAVREHLKSSHPELSSMPIMIKAFANADGLAQLLFKAKLIKSTGSLTSFAKEFSQARWGSDFVLVGSGKDRADEKIKGIFEQFIDNPTCRHVIFGACHDNGYVRLLEKHQNTDSADRVTLLRPFETGKEFAGLTGFHSMQLETVFRSAAVFTRNSPPPAHRKLSAEVQGGGSPPRGSPPRNPWVTLHPKSPRSVVSRKAEDLPANAIYVNAANQRLDSELPATAPDIVRIWEHKVNIAGMRYCRKYHLQAGRCPGKCGYSHGPLTPGEGLVFRRTVRQEPCHARQPCQDASCFYGHHCSCARPSCKFSADMHHVDESSVSILQCA, encoded by the exons ATGGCGGTCGAGTTTGTGGAGCAGTTTTCAACCTGGGTCTCTGAGACCCAGGATGCTGAGCAGAGGAAgtttgagaagatgaag GTGTTTTCCGAACAGCTTACGAAGTTGGACAAGGAGTTTCGCGACGTCTCAAACGACCTCCAGAGGGAGCGTGTTGCTGCCAGACAAAcacaggaagaggaaaagtCGCTGAGGCATCAACTTAAGGAGTCGCAGGAGGCTATC GAGCGGAGCTCGTTCGTGTTGGTTTTGATTgacgccgacgccgatggcTATATT TTCAAAGAAGAATACTATAAGGACATAGACGGTGGTCGGAATGCAGCTTTAGGTCTTGAAGCTGCGGTTAGGGAGCACCTGAAGAGCTCACATCCAGAGTTGTCGAGTATGCCGATTATGATCAAGGCATTCGCCAACGCCGATGGACTTGCTCAATTACTGTTCAAGGCAAAACTTATTAAGTCCACCGGCTCGCTGACCAGCTTTGCCAAGGAGTTCTCGCAGGCCCGTTGGGGATCCGACTTTGTTTTGGTCGGTAGTGGCAAGGATCGTGCGGACGAGAAGATCAAAG GTATCTTTGAACAATTTATTGACAACCCCACCTGCCGTCATGTTATCTTCGGGGCGTGCCACGACAACGGTTACGTTCGTCTGTTGGAGAAGCATCAGAACACCGATTCTGCAGACCGAGTGACTCTCCTTCGCCCCTTTGAGACAGGAAAAGAGTTTGCTGGGCTTACAGGTTTCCACTCTATGCAGTTGGAGACGGTTTTTCGAAGTGCAGCCGTGTTTACTCGCAATTCGCCGCCTCCCGCACATCGAAAGTTGAGTGCAGAAGTCCAAGGTGGAGGAAGCCCCCCGCGAGGAAGCCCACCGCGAAACCCGTGGGTGACTCTCCATCCCAAGTCGCCCCGGAGTGTTGTTTCAAGGAAGGCCGAAGACCTGCCCGCAAACGCAATCTACGTAAACGCGGCAAATCAACGGCTTGACTCTGAGCTACCTGCTACGGCACCAGACATAGTACGTATCTGGGAGCACAAGGTCAACATTGCAGGAATGAGATACTGTCGGAAGTATCATTTACAAGCCGGTAGATGCCCTGGAAAGTGCGGCTATTCACACGGGCCTTTGACTCCCGGGGAGGGTTTGGTTTTCCGGCGTACAGTTAGGCAGGAGCCGTGTCATGCTCGTCAGCCTTGTCAGGATGCAAGTTGTTTCTATGGGCACCATTGTTCATGTGCGCGGCCGTCCTGCAAGTTTTCAGCTGATATGCATCATGTTGATGAGTCCTCGGTTTCAATTTTGCAGTGCGCATAG